One Streptomyces sp. NBC_00554 DNA segment encodes these proteins:
- a CDS encoding ABC transporter permease — MVAVTAPAGHTGPADRARGLLRHRAAGKLLLLALAAAVFVPVLNSHWASGTWPHALTVDLTEPLGRASDWIIDNRDSHPLFLYFFGYVSNGVTLAVRVVYLVLLGAGWAGVTAAAALVAWRTAGVRPALGTAAAFSACGLLGMWVPTMQTLALMVVAVLASVALGALLGLAAGLSDRTYRALRPVLDTMQVLPAFAYLLPVVLIFGIGVPAAVLATVVYAAPPMARLTALGLRDADGGVMEAVASLGATARQRLLTARLPLARKELLLGLNQTIMMALSMAVIASVIGAGGLGDRVYQALASVDVGAALAAGVPIVLLAVVLDRVTGAAGERLGESDGSLLHWGYSAVAALAVVVAGRLTGRLDWPDAWTVPIAEPVNRAVDWMTDHLYSGVPYIGGTADWAAHFTTWILNPLRDGLQWLPWWSVLLIVAALAWLMGTWRTALTAVLAMAAIGVLGVWKPSLDTLSQVLAAVAVTLVLGLATGIAAARSERVERLLRPVLDVFQTMPQFVYLIPVVALFGVGRAPAVAAAVVYALPAVVRITTQGLRAVDPAALESARSLGATSGQQLRQVQLPLARPALLLAVNQGVVLVLAVVIIGGLVGGGALGYDVVFGLAQGDLATGLVAGTAIVCLGLMLDRVTQPTERRAKKGA; from the coding sequence ATGGTCGCCGTCACCGCACCCGCCGGCCATACAGGACCGGCCGACCGGGCCAGAGGCCTCCTCCGCCACCGAGCCGCAGGCAAACTCCTGCTGCTCGCCCTGGCGGCAGCCGTCTTCGTTCCCGTCCTCAACTCCCACTGGGCGAGCGGCACTTGGCCCCACGCCCTCACCGTCGACCTCACCGAACCCCTCGGCAGGGCCAGCGACTGGATCATCGACAACCGGGACAGCCACCCGCTGTTCCTCTACTTCTTCGGGTACGTCAGCAACGGCGTCACCCTCGCCGTACGCGTCGTCTACCTGGTGCTGCTCGGCGCCGGCTGGGCCGGTGTGACGGCCGCGGCGGCGTTGGTCGCCTGGCGAACGGCGGGCGTGCGTCCGGCGCTCGGTACGGCCGCCGCGTTCAGCGCCTGCGGCCTGCTCGGTATGTGGGTGCCCACCATGCAGACGCTGGCGCTCATGGTGGTCGCCGTGCTCGCGTCCGTCGCGCTCGGCGCGCTGCTCGGCCTCGCGGCAGGGCTGTCCGACCGTACGTACCGCGCGCTGCGACCGGTTCTCGACACCATGCAGGTACTCCCGGCGTTCGCGTACCTCCTCCCGGTCGTCCTGATCTTCGGCATCGGAGTCCCGGCCGCCGTCCTCGCGACCGTCGTGTACGCGGCGCCGCCCATGGCCCGCCTCACCGCGCTCGGCCTGCGTGACGCCGACGGAGGTGTCATGGAAGCGGTCGCCTCACTCGGCGCCACGGCCCGCCAGCGCCTCCTCACCGCCCGCCTCCCACTCGCCCGCAAGGAACTCCTCCTCGGCCTCAACCAGACGATCATGATGGCGCTGTCCATGGCCGTCATCGCCTCCGTGATCGGCGCGGGCGGCCTCGGCGACCGCGTCTACCAGGCCCTCGCCTCCGTCGACGTGGGCGCCGCGCTCGCGGCCGGAGTCCCGATCGTGCTGCTCGCGGTCGTGCTGGACCGGGTGACGGGAGCGGCGGGGGAGCGGCTGGGGGAATCCGACGGGAGCCTCCTGCACTGGGGTTACTCCGCCGTCGCGGCCCTCGCCGTCGTGGTCGCCGGACGCCTCACGGGCCGCCTCGACTGGCCCGACGCCTGGACCGTGCCCATCGCCGAGCCCGTGAACCGGGCCGTCGACTGGATGACCGACCACCTCTACTCGGGCGTCCCGTACATCGGCGGAACGGCCGACTGGGCGGCCCACTTCACGACCTGGATCCTCAACCCCCTCCGGGACGGCCTGCAATGGCTGCCCTGGTGGTCCGTCCTGCTGATCGTCGCCGCGCTCGCCTGGCTGATGGGCACCTGGCGCACGGCACTCACCGCGGTCCTCGCGATGGCCGCGATCGGCGTACTCGGCGTCTGGAAGCCGTCGCTCGACACGCTGTCGCAGGTGCTCGCGGCGGTCGCCGTGACCCTCGTCCTCGGCCTCGCCACCGGCATCGCGGCGGCGCGCAGCGAGCGCGTCGAACGCCTGCTGAGGCCGGTGCTCGACGTCTTCCAGACGATGCCGCAGTTCGTGTACCTGATCCCGGTGGTGGCGCTGTTCGGCGTGGGCCGGGCGCCCGCGGTGGCGGCGGCCGTCGTGTACGCGCTGCCCGCCGTCGTCCGCATCACCACGCAGGGACTGCGCGCCGTCGACCCCGCCGCACTGGAGTCGGCCCGCTCGCTCGGCGCCACCAGTGGGCAGCAACTGCGCCAGGTCCAGCTGCCGTTGGCCCGCCCGGCGCTGCTCCTCGCCGTCAACCAGGGCGTCGTACTCGTCCTCGCCGTCGTCATCATCGGCGGTCTGGTCGGCGGCGGCGCGCTCGGCTACGACGTCGTATTCGGCCTCGCACAGGGCGACTTGGCGACCGGCCTGGTCGCCGGCACCGCGATCGTCTGCCTCGGCCTGATGCTCGACCGGGTCACGCAGCCGACGGAACGCCGTGCCAAGAAGGGAGCGTGA
- a CDS encoding GMC family oxidoreductase translates to MPENSHTYDYVVIGGGTAGSVIASRLTEDPDVTVAVIEGGPSDVGRDDVLTLRRWMGLLGGELDYDYPTTSQPRGNSFIRHSRARVLGGCSSHNTLIAFKPLPSDWDEWEAAGAKGWGAVPMEAYFARLLNNIVPVDEKDRNAIARDFVDAAQTALGVPRVDGFNKKPFTEGVGFFDLAYHPENNKRSSASVAYLHPVMDERPNLTLLLETWAYKLELEGTRATGVHVRTKDGEEILVRAQREVLLCAGAVDSPRLLLHSGIGPAPDLERLGIPVVHDLPGVGENLLDHPESVIVWETNGPIPENSAMDSDAGLFVRRDPEHAGPDLMFHFYQIPFTDNPERLGYQRPEHGVSMTPNIPKPRSRGRLYLESADPAVKPALDFRYFTDEDDYDGRTLVDGIKIAREIAKSEPLAGWLKREVCPGPEVTDDEELSAYARQVAHTVYHPAGTCRMGAASDELAVVDPELRIRGLDGIRIADASVFPTMPAVNPMIGVLMVGEKCAELIGGEVR, encoded by the coding sequence ATGCCCGAAAACAGCCATACCTACGACTACGTCGTCATCGGCGGCGGCACCGCGGGCTCCGTCATCGCCTCCCGCCTCACCGAGGACCCCGACGTCACCGTCGCCGTCATCGAAGGCGGCCCCAGCGATGTCGGCCGCGACGACGTCCTCACCCTGCGCCGGTGGATGGGCCTGCTCGGCGGGGAGTTGGACTACGACTACCCGACGACCTCGCAGCCGCGCGGCAACTCCTTCATCCGGCACAGCCGCGCCCGGGTGCTCGGCGGCTGCTCCTCGCACAACACGCTGATCGCGTTCAAGCCGCTGCCGTCCGACTGGGACGAGTGGGAGGCGGCGGGCGCCAAGGGCTGGGGCGCGGTGCCGATGGAGGCGTACTTCGCGCGGCTCCTCAACAACATCGTCCCGGTCGACGAGAAGGACCGGAACGCCATCGCCCGCGACTTCGTCGACGCCGCACAGACCGCGCTCGGCGTGCCGCGCGTCGACGGTTTCAACAAGAAGCCGTTCACCGAGGGCGTCGGCTTCTTCGACCTCGCGTACCACCCCGAGAACAACAAGCGGTCGAGCGCGTCGGTGGCGTATCTGCACCCGGTGATGGACGAGCGGCCCAACCTGACGCTGCTACTTGAGACTTGGGCGTACAAGCTGGAGCTGGAGGGCACGCGTGCGACCGGCGTGCATGTGCGCACGAAGGACGGCGAGGAGATCCTCGTACGGGCTCAGCGCGAAGTCCTGCTGTGTGCGGGCGCCGTGGACTCGCCGCGGCTGCTGCTGCACTCCGGGATCGGGCCCGCGCCGGACCTGGAGCGGCTCGGCATTCCCGTCGTGCACGACCTGCCCGGCGTCGGCGAGAACCTGCTCGACCACCCCGAGTCCGTGATCGTCTGGGAGACGAACGGGCCCATCCCCGAGAACTCCGCGATGGACTCCGACGCCGGCCTGTTCGTGCGCCGGGACCCCGAACACGCGGGCCCCGACCTGATGTTCCACTTCTACCAAATCCCGTTCACGGACAACCCGGAGCGGCTGGGCTACCAGCGCCCGGAGCACGGCGTCTCCATGACCCCCAACATCCCCAAGCCACGCAGCCGCGGCCGGCTGTACCTGGAGAGCGCAGACCCGGCGGTCAAGCCCGCCCTCGACTTCCGGTACTTCACGGACGAGGACGACTACGACGGCCGCACCCTCGTCGACGGCATCAAGATCGCCCGCGAGATCGCCAAGTCCGAACCGCTCGCCGGCTGGCTCAAGCGCGAGGTGTGCCCGGGTCCTGAGGTCACGGACGACGAGGAGCTCAGCGCCTACGCACGGCAGGTGGCGCACACCGTGTACCACCCGGCGGGCACCTGCCGGATGGGCGCCGCCTCGGACGAACTCGCCGTCGTAGACCCCGAGTTGCGCATCCGCGGCCTCGACGGCATCCGGATCGCCGACGCGTCCGTCTTCCCGACGATGCCCGCCGTGAACCCGATGATCGGGGTGCTCATGGTCGGGGAGAAGTGCGCCGAGCTGATCGGGGGTGAGGTGCGATGA
- a CDS encoding isocitrate lyase/phosphoenolpyruvate mutase family protein, whose translation MSKVEVFRALHHSRLPGDPLVLPGPWDAASARVFADAGFPALATPSAGVAASLGYEDGETPADEMFAAVARIVRAVDVPVSADVEDGYGIAPAELVERLLETGAVGCNLEDSAGGVLKEPSRHADWLAEVRDVAGGELFVNARIDTFVRGVADPGAAIERAGLYVGAGADCVYPIGAPVEVVPLLRAGILGPVNFLGRPEGGSVRELGGLGATRVTFGPGLLRCSVDALRGVVAGLG comes from the coding sequence GTGAGCAAGGTCGAGGTTTTCCGCGCGTTGCATCACAGCCGCCTGCCCGGCGATCCCCTGGTTCTCCCCGGGCCCTGGGACGCCGCCAGCGCGCGGGTGTTCGCGGACGCCGGGTTCCCGGCGCTCGCCACTCCCAGCGCCGGGGTCGCCGCGTCGCTCGGGTACGAGGACGGGGAGACGCCGGCGGACGAGATGTTCGCGGCGGTCGCGCGGATCGTACGGGCCGTCGATGTGCCCGTGTCCGCGGATGTCGAGGACGGGTACGGGATCGCGCCCGCGGAGCTGGTGGAGCGGCTCCTCGAGACCGGGGCGGTCGGCTGCAACCTCGAGGACTCCGCCGGGGGTGTGCTCAAGGAGCCCTCTCGGCATGCCGATTGGCTTGCGGAGGTGCGGGACGTGGCGGGTGGGGAGCTGTTCGTCAACGCTCGGATCGACACGTTTGTACGGGGGGTCGCGGATCCGGGGGCGGCTATTGAGCGGGCCGGGTTGTACGTGGGGGCCGGGGCGGACTGTGTGTATCCGATCGGGGCTCCGGTGGAGGTGGTTCCGCTGTTGCGGGCGGGGATTCTGGGGCCGGTCAATTTTCTCGGGCGGCCTGAGGGGGGCTCGGTGAGGGAATTGGGCGGACTCGGGGCTACGCGGGTTACGTTCGGGCCTGGGTTGCTGCGGTGCTCTGTCGATGCGTTGCGCGGGGTTGTCGCGGGGTTGGGGTAG
- a CDS encoding glycine betaine/L-proline ABC transporter ATP-binding protein, producing the protein MSTTPQTVTPVFSVRNLWKVFGPKADRVPADPGLAALTPAELRSRTGCTAAVHDVSFDVHKGEVFVVMGLSGSGKSTLVRCLTRLIEPTSGALAIDGEDVLAMDGARLRELRRHRAAMVFQHFGLLPHRSVLDNVAYGLEIQGMSKAARRERAREIVAKVGLEGMEQRRPAQLSGGQQQRVGLARALAADPEVLLFDEPFSALDPLIRRDMQEEVIRLHREEGRTMVFITHDLNEALRLGDRIALMRDGRIVQLGTPEEIVGSPADDYVREFVRDVPREQVMTVRSAMRAASAEEAGGRGPAVAPGATVSEAIEAVARAGAPARVMERGRCVGVVDSPSLLGVVAGVSPNGGDGGNGSDVGHGSDGGNSGADGSRGFDADERLDGFGADQGSDGFGADQRPDGFGAGERSDSFGVGERQDSFGAVPGEEVA; encoded by the coding sequence ATGAGTACGACGCCCCAGACGGTGACGCCGGTCTTCTCCGTACGCAACCTGTGGAAGGTCTTCGGCCCGAAGGCCGACCGCGTCCCCGCGGACCCCGGACTTGCCGCGCTCACACCCGCCGAACTGCGGTCCCGCACCGGCTGCACGGCCGCCGTCCACGACGTCAGCTTCGATGTGCACAAGGGCGAGGTCTTCGTCGTCATGGGCCTGTCCGGCTCGGGCAAGTCCACACTCGTGCGCTGTCTGACCCGGCTCATCGAGCCGACGTCCGGCGCGCTCGCCATCGACGGCGAGGACGTCCTCGCCATGGACGGGGCCCGGCTGCGCGAACTGCGCCGCCACCGCGCCGCGATGGTCTTCCAGCACTTCGGCCTGCTGCCGCACCGCTCGGTCCTCGACAACGTCGCGTACGGCCTGGAGATCCAGGGGATGTCCAAGGCGGCGAGGCGGGAGCGGGCGCGGGAGATCGTCGCCAAGGTCGGCCTCGAAGGCATGGAACAGCGGCGGCCCGCACAGCTCTCCGGCGGTCAGCAGCAGCGCGTAGGGCTCGCCCGGGCACTCGCCGCCGACCCCGAAGTCCTGCTGTTCGACGAGCCGTTCAGCGCGCTCGACCCGCTGATCCGGCGCGACATGCAGGAGGAGGTCATCCGGCTCCACCGCGAGGAGGGCCGCACGATGGTCTTCATCACCCACGACCTGAACGAGGCCCTGCGCCTGGGCGACCGCATCGCCCTGATGCGCGACGGCCGGATCGTGCAGCTCGGCACCCCGGAGGAGATCGTCGGCTCGCCCGCCGACGACTACGTGCGTGAGTTCGTACGGGACGTTCCGCGCGAGCAGGTGATGACGGTGCGGTCGGCCATGCGGGCGGCGTCCGCCGAGGAGGCTGGCGGCCGGGGTCCGGCCGTGGCGCCGGGCGCGACCGTCTCGGAGGCGATCGAGGCGGTGGCGCGGGCGGGCGCTCCCGCACGGGTGATGGAGCGGGGGCGGTGTGTCGGGGTGGTGGACTCGCCCTCGCTGCTCGGGGTGGTGGCCGGGGTGTCCCCGAACGGCGGGGACGGCGGCAATGGCAGCGACGTCGGCCATGGCAGCGACGGCGGCAACAGCGGTGCCGATGGGAGCCGCGGCTTCGATGCCGACGAACGCTTGGACGGCTTCGGTGCCGACCAAGGCTCGGACGGCTTTGGTGCCGACCAACGCCCGGACGGCTTCGGTGCCGGCGAACGCTCGGACAGTTTCGGTGTCGGCGAACGCCAGGACAGCTTCGGTGCCGTCCCCGGTGAGGAGGTGGCCTGA
- a CDS encoding carboxymuconolactone decarboxylase family protein, whose protein sequence is MTTKTMTTKPTAYAPEPSARLPWAKLAPDVYKAMVRLDAAARQGLDPVLLELVKIRASQLNHCAFCLDMHTKDALAAGESVERIVQLSAWEESPHFYTEKELAAIALTEAVTVLTDGFVPDAVYERAAGLFEEGELAQLIAAITVINAWNRFGVACRLVPGHYEAGQYKSGARYQL, encoded by the coding sequence ATGACGACGAAGACCATGACGACGAAACCCACGGCGTACGCCCCCGAGCCCAGCGCCCGTCTCCCCTGGGCCAAGCTCGCCCCCGATGTCTACAAGGCCATGGTCAGGCTCGACGCGGCGGCCCGGCAGGGGCTGGACCCCGTCCTCCTGGAGCTCGTGAAGATCCGCGCCTCGCAGCTCAACCACTGCGCGTTCTGCCTGGACATGCACACCAAGGACGCGCTCGCGGCGGGTGAGAGCGTCGAGCGGATCGTGCAGCTCAGCGCGTGGGAGGAGTCGCCGCACTTCTACACCGAGAAGGAGCTCGCGGCGATCGCACTGACCGAGGCGGTGACTGTCCTGACGGACGGGTTCGTGCCGGACGCGGTGTACGAGCGTGCCGCCGGGCTCTTCGAGGAGGGGGAGCTGGCTCAGCTGATCGCCGCGATCACGGTGATCAACGCGTGGAACCGGTTCGGGGTGGCGTGCCGGCTGGTGCCGGGGCACTACGAGGCGGGGCAGTACAAGTCGGGAGCGAGGTACCAGTTGTGA
- a CDS encoding aldehyde dehydrogenase family protein — protein sequence MAGQQAEQAPRTIHVGGEWLAAVSRATREIVDPADAKPFAVVAEGDERDTDAAVAAARRAFDEGPWRQAPTAERAALLRRVADLLVRDREELGLLESRDAGKTLEEGRVDIDCVADAFRYFADLVVGEGGGRVVDAGSDDIHSVVVHEPVGVCALITPWNYPLLQASWKIAPALAAGNTFVVKPSEITPLTTIALIRLLAEAGLPAGVANIVTGPGHTVGARLAEHPGVDLVSFTGGLVSGTKVAQAAAVTVKKVALELGGKNPNVVFADACETEEGFDTAVDQALNAAFIHSGQVCSAGSRLIVEESVRERFVAELARRAGAVRLGRGTEDGVECGPLVSEQQRDKTEAYVASALAEGAVLRAGGRRPEPSGTRPATGYFYEPTVLDQCHREMRVVREEVFGPVLTVETFRTEDEAVALANDTEYGLAGAVWTADAGRARRVAGRLRHGTVWINDFHPYLPQAEWGGFGKSGVGRELGPAGLAEYRETKHVYQNLAPKPVRWFAG from the coding sequence ATGGCCGGACAGCAGGCAGAACAGGCACCGCGGACCATTCACGTGGGCGGGGAGTGGCTCGCCGCCGTCTCGCGCGCCACCCGCGAGATCGTCGACCCCGCGGATGCCAAGCCGTTCGCCGTGGTCGCGGAGGGTGACGAGCGGGACACGGACGCGGCCGTCGCGGCGGCACGCCGAGCCTTCGACGAGGGCCCGTGGCGCCAGGCGCCCACCGCCGAGCGCGCCGCCCTGCTGCGCCGCGTCGCCGATCTCCTCGTACGCGACCGCGAGGAACTCGGGCTGCTGGAGAGCCGCGACGCGGGCAAGACCCTCGAAGAGGGGCGCGTGGACATCGACTGTGTCGCCGACGCCTTCCGGTACTTCGCCGATCTCGTGGTCGGGGAGGGCGGCGGGCGCGTCGTCGACGCGGGCTCCGACGACATCCACAGCGTCGTCGTGCACGAGCCCGTCGGCGTCTGCGCGCTGATCACACCCTGGAACTACCCGCTGCTCCAGGCCAGTTGGAAGATCGCTCCCGCTCTCGCGGCCGGCAACACCTTCGTCGTCAAGCCGAGCGAGATCACCCCGCTGACCACGATCGCCCTGATCCGGCTGCTCGCCGAGGCCGGGCTGCCCGCCGGTGTCGCCAACATCGTCACCGGGCCCGGACACACCGTCGGCGCCCGGCTCGCCGAGCATCCCGGCGTCGACCTCGTCTCCTTCACCGGCGGTCTCGTCAGCGGCACGAAGGTCGCGCAGGCCGCCGCCGTGACGGTGAAGAAGGTCGCGCTGGAACTCGGCGGCAAGAACCCCAACGTCGTCTTCGCCGACGCCTGCGAGACGGAGGAGGGGTTCGACACCGCCGTCGACCAGGCCCTCAACGCCGCCTTCATCCACAGCGGTCAGGTGTGCTCGGCAGGCTCCCGCCTCATCGTCGAGGAGTCCGTGCGCGAGCGCTTCGTCGCCGAACTCGCCCGCAGGGCAGGCGCCGTCCGGCTCGGGCGCGGCACCGAGGACGGTGTCGAGTGCGGCCCGCTCGTCTCCGAGCAGCAGCGCGACAAGACGGAGGCGTACGTCGCCTCGGCACTCGCGGAGGGCGCGGTGCTGCGAGCCGGGGGCAGGCGCCCCGAGCCGTCCGGGACCAGGCCCGCCACCGGGTACTTCTACGAGCCGACCGTCCTCGACCAGTGCCACCGCGAGATGCGGGTCGTGCGCGAGGAGGTCTTCGGGCCCGTCCTGACCGTGGAGACCTTCCGCACGGAGGACGAGGCCGTCGCGCTCGCCAACGACACCGAGTACGGACTCGCGGGCGCCGTCTGGACCGCCGACGCGGGCCGCGCCCGCCGCGTCGCCGGACGGCTGCGGCACGGCACCGTCTGGATCAACGACTTCCACCCCTATCTCCCGCAGGCGGAGTGGGGCGGCTTCGGCAAGAGCGGTGTCGGGCGGGAGTTGGGGCCCGCCGGTCTCGCCGAGTACCGCGAGACCAAGCACGTCTACCAGAACCTCGCGCCGAAGCCCGTGCGCTGGTTCGCGGGCTGA
- a CDS encoding GNAT family N-acetyltransferase encodes MDDVRALRRFNRYFTRRIGVLDDHYLGQDRPLGEARLLFEIGDGASLRELRSRLGLDAGYLSRMVRALEAQGLLRVSVHADDSRLRFAELTPAGRTEVKEQNRRADKLAEGLLGGLDERQRGELTAAVAVAERLLRLAGITVETVDGASRDARDCLAAYAADIDGRFPEGFDPAALVRPHEVSGDRGAFVVAYEEGRPVGCGALRGLEPGVGEIRHVWVRPTARRLGLARRILDVLEHQAVARGHELVRLDTHAVLTEAQAMYRACGYTEIPRYDDNVYAAHWFEKRLR; translated from the coding sequence ATGGACGACGTGCGTGCGCTGCGGCGTTTCAACCGCTACTTCACCCGGCGCATCGGAGTGCTCGACGATCACTACCTCGGGCAGGACCGGCCGCTCGGCGAGGCGAGGCTGCTGTTCGAGATCGGGGACGGAGCCTCGCTCAGGGAGCTGAGGAGTCGACTCGGCCTGGACGCCGGGTACTTGAGCCGGATGGTGCGGGCCCTGGAGGCGCAGGGGCTCCTGCGGGTGAGTGTGCACGCCGACGACAGCCGGCTGCGGTTCGCGGAACTCACGCCGGCCGGTCGGACCGAGGTGAAGGAGCAGAACCGGCGGGCCGACAAGCTCGCCGAAGGACTGCTCGGCGGCCTCGACGAGCGGCAGCGCGGCGAACTCACCGCCGCCGTCGCCGTCGCCGAACGCCTGCTGCGGCTGGCCGGGATCACCGTCGAGACCGTCGACGGCGCCTCACGCGACGCCCGCGACTGCCTCGCCGCGTACGCCGCCGACATCGACGGACGGTTCCCGGAAGGCTTCGATCCCGCCGCCCTCGTACGGCCTCACGAAGTGTCCGGGGACCGGGGCGCGTTCGTCGTCGCGTACGAGGAAGGGCGACCCGTGGGGTGCGGGGCGCTGCGCGGACTCGAACCCGGCGTGGGCGAGATCCGGCATGTGTGGGTCCGTCCCACCGCCCGACGGCTCGGGCTCGCCCGACGGATCCTCGACGTCCTCGAGCACCAGGCCGTCGCGCGCGGCCACGAACTCGTGCGGCTCGACACCCATGCCGTACTCACGGAGGCACAGGCGATGTACCGGGCATGCGGCTACACGGAGATCCCGCGCTACGACGACAACGTGTACGCGGCCCACTGGTTCGAGAAGCGGCTGCGGTAG
- a CDS encoding ABC transporter substrate-binding protein, translating to MTAGLAVLVLATGCGAADMTKQASPFANAQGAKTVTLSVQSWVGAQANVAVAQYLLEHELGYRVDTVQVDEVPAWDALSQGRVDAILEDWGHPDQEKRYVEDKKTITPGGGLGVTGHIGWYVPTYFAKQHPDVTDWKNLNKYADQLRTAESGGKGQLLDGSPSYVTNDKALVDNLNLDYQVVFAGSEAAQITQIQQFAKEHKPFLTYWYAPQWLFKKVPMTEVKLPAYRDGCDADTTKVACAYPHTSLQKYLNTDFAHSGGKAAAFLKNFNWTTEDQNEVSLLIANDKLSAQEAAKRWVGSHEATWRTWLPS from the coding sequence ATGACAGCCGGCCTGGCGGTACTGGTCCTGGCGACGGGCTGCGGCGCCGCCGACATGACCAAGCAGGCCTCGCCCTTCGCCAACGCGCAGGGCGCGAAGACCGTGACCCTCTCCGTGCAGTCGTGGGTCGGCGCGCAGGCCAACGTGGCCGTGGCGCAGTACCTGCTCGAACACGAGCTGGGCTACCGCGTCGACACCGTCCAGGTCGACGAGGTCCCCGCGTGGGACGCGCTCAGCCAGGGCCGGGTCGACGCGATCCTGGAGGACTGGGGCCACCCCGACCAGGAGAAGCGGTACGTCGAGGACAAGAAGACGATCACTCCCGGCGGCGGGCTCGGGGTGACCGGGCACATCGGCTGGTACGTCCCCACGTACTTCGCCAAGCAGCACCCGGACGTCACCGACTGGAAGAACCTGAACAAGTACGCCGATCAGCTCCGCACGGCGGAGAGCGGCGGCAAGGGCCAACTCCTCGACGGCTCCCCGTCGTACGTCACGAACGACAAGGCACTCGTCGACAACCTGAACCTCGACTACCAGGTCGTGTTCGCCGGTTCCGAAGCGGCCCAGATCACGCAGATCCAGCAGTTCGCGAAGGAGCACAAGCCCTTCCTCACGTACTGGTACGCCCCGCAGTGGCTCTTCAAGAAGGTCCCCATGACCGAGGTGAAACTCCCGGCATACAGGGACGGCTGCGACGCCGACACCACAAAGGTCGCCTGCGCCTATCCCCACACCTCCCTCCAGAAATACCTCAACACCGACTTCGCCCACTCCGGCGGCAAGGCGGCAGCCTTCCTCAAGAACTTCAACTGGACAACCGAGGACCAGAACGAGGTATCCCTGCTGATCGCCAACGACAAGCTGTCGGCCCAGGAGGCGGCGAAGAGGTGGGTGGGGTCCCACGAGGCGACGTGGAGGACGTGGCTGCCGTCGTAA
- a CDS encoding PLP-dependent aminotransferase family protein, translating into MAKAWANLGVDLHVEPTGPGVRRGLTDALREAVRSGRLAPGTRLPSSRSLAADLGIARNTVADAYAGLVAEGWLTARQGSGTRVAERTLPQPAPASAGAPRTREPGRPAYDLIPGSPDLASFPRTEWLKAARRALTRAPHDALGYGDARGRPELRTALAGYLSRARGVRADADRIVVCSGFSDALTLLGAVLRRRGLRSLAVESYGLDVHWNLLHRSGLRTVPLPFDELGTRTDDLTGVRAMLLTPAHQFPMGVPLHPDRRAAVVDWARRTGGLILEDDYDGEFRYDRQPVGALQGLDPDHVVYLGTASKSLAPGLRLGWLVLPPSLAGEVTALKDGGGWSSGVLDQLTLAEFITSGAYDRHVRAARLRYRRRRDALVSSLATRAPAVRATGIAAGLHAVLQLPPGTEQSVLRAAAWQGLAVHGLSRYRHAAAVTEPLDALVVGYGTPPDHAWSGALEALCGALG; encoded by the coding sequence ATGGCAAAAGCATGGGCCAATTTGGGGGTCGACCTGCATGTCGAGCCGACCGGGCCCGGCGTCCGCAGAGGTCTGACGGACGCCCTGCGCGAGGCGGTCCGCAGCGGCAGACTCGCCCCCGGAACCCGCCTCCCCTCCTCCCGTTCGCTCGCCGCCGACCTGGGCATCGCCCGCAACACGGTCGCCGACGCGTACGCCGGTCTCGTCGCCGAGGGCTGGCTCACCGCACGCCAGGGCTCGGGCACCCGCGTCGCGGAACGGACGCTGCCGCAACCGGCGCCCGCGTCGGCCGGGGCGCCCCGCACCCGCGAGCCGGGGCGCCCCGCGTACGACCTGATCCCCGGCAGCCCCGACCTCGCCTCCTTCCCGCGCACCGAGTGGCTCAAGGCAGCCCGCCGTGCCCTGACCCGCGCGCCGCACGACGCCCTCGGCTACGGCGACGCGCGCGGCCGCCCCGAACTGCGCACCGCCCTCGCGGGCTACCTCTCCCGTGCCCGAGGCGTACGGGCCGATGCGGACCGCATCGTTGTCTGCTCCGGTTTCTCGGACGCCCTGACGCTGCTCGGCGCGGTGCTGCGGCGGCGCGGTCTGCGTTCGCTCGCCGTGGAGTCGTACGGCCTCGACGTGCACTGGAACCTGCTGCACCGCTCGGGCCTGCGCACCGTCCCCCTGCCCTTCGACGAACTCGGCACCCGCACGGACGACTTGACGGGCGTACGGGCCATGCTGCTGACCCCCGCGCACCAGTTCCCCATGGGAGTGCCCCTCCACCCCGACCGCCGGGCCGCCGTGGTGGACTGGGCCCGCCGCACCGGAGGCCTGATCCTGGAGGACGACTACGACGGCGAGTTCCGCTACGACCGCCAGCCGGTCGGCGCCCTGCAAGGCCTCGACCCCGACCACGTGGTCTACCTCGGTACCGCCAGCAAGTCCCTCGCCCCAGGCCTCCGCCTGGGCTGGCTGGTCCTGCCGCCGTCGCTCGCGGGCGAGGTCACGGCGCTGAAGGACGGCGGCGGTTGGTCCTCCGGCGTCCTGGACCAACTGACCCTCGCGGAGTTCATCACCTCCGGCGCTTACGACCGCCACGTCCGCGCCGCCCGCCTCCGCTACCGCCGTCGCCGCGACGCACTTGTCTCCTCCCTCGCCACCCGCGCCCCCGCAGTCCGGGCCACCGGCATCGCGGCAGGCCTGCACGCCGTCCTCCAACTCCCGCCCGGCACGGAGCAGTCGGTCCTACGCGCGGCGGCGTGGCAGGGCCTGGCCGTCCACGGCCTGTCCCGCTACCGCCACGCGGCCGCGGTCACCGAACCGCTCGACGCACTGGTGGTGGGTTACGGCACGCCACCGGACCATGCGTGGTCGGGGGCGTTGGAGGCGTTGTGCGGGGCACTGGGGTAG